The Styela clava chromosome 2, kaStyClav1.hap1.2, whole genome shotgun sequence genome contains a region encoding:
- the LOC120336817 gene encoding non-structural maintenance of chromosomes element 1 homolog, which translates to MTAYGDAQKYFLQAMMQKGSATDHECDSLLDECFKVSEKNRDQWTLSSFITSVNKQIQPFHLEIRKGNDEDSGQDVYALISVTDHDINHLVIGGNFTKIEIEIFHRAVDLIVSSNTGMVSSTDILNITEELPQKNILKSEIEILITKLVKQNWIGEKDGMVYLTPRSILELEPYIKAELKNEVLYCNICKSMVLKGVNCKRCRSRIHLYCASTYFRGRSMDECKCPVCHDVMTLLPSLPNMDTSRVNGSMEGLTPTINERRKRRR; encoded by the coding sequence ATGACTGCATATGGAGATgcccaaaaatattttttgcaagcTATGATGCAAAAAGGATCAGCGACTGACCATGAGTGTGACTCACTCTTAGATGAGTGCTTCAAGGTTTCAGAAAAAAATAGAGACCAGTGGACACTATCATCGTTTATAACATCTGTAAATAAACAAATTCAACCTTTCCACCTAGAAATAAGGAAAGGCAATGATGAAGATTCTGGACAAGATGTCTATGCACTAATAAGTGTCACAGATCATGATATAAATCATTTAGTAATTGGAGGAAATTTCACGAAaatagaaattgaaatttttcaccGAGCTGTTGATCTTATCGTTAGCTCAAATACAGGAATGGTTTCATCTACTGATATCCTCAACATAACGGAAGAATTGcctcagaaaaatattttgaaatctgaAATCGAGATTCTGATTACAAAGCTTGTGAAACAAAATTGGATTGGAGAGAAAGATGGGATGGTATACCTCACCCCTCGTTCAATACTAGAGTTGGAACCGTATATAAAAGCTGAATTGAAGAATGAGGTTTTATACTGCAACATATGCAAAAGTATGGTCTTAAAAGGAGTTAACTGCAAGAGATGCAGAAGTAGAATACACTTGTACTGTGCCTCCACTTATTTCAGGGGTAGATCAATGGACGAATGTAAATGCCCAGTCTGTCATGATGTCATGACGTTACTTCCATCCTTGCCCAATATGGATACATCTCGTGTAAACGGAAGTATGGAAGGTCTGACACCAACAATTAATGAACGTAGAAAACGAAGGCGATGA